One Synechococcus sp. JA-2-3B'a(2-13) genomic window carries:
- a CDS encoding fatty acid desaturase produces the protein MTVAATAEPAQKPFALPRELLGPPSEFWNPTLLMFLAAVVLSASCFGGYAFWHWPKWMVFWLNFVALYVLGTVIHDASHGSAHRNRFLNEALGHGSALLQGFVYPVFKRVHMQHHAHVNHPEDDPDHYVSTGGPLWLIAPRFFYHEVFFFKRQLWRKGRWDLLEWGLSRLVVILTFGLASYFGYTDYIMNYWLPPAFIMGFLLGLFFDYLPHRPFQSQERWYNARVYPGWLTNILLLGQNYHLIHHLWPSVPWYKYQAAYWAAKPELDARNCQQTLGIWEKGEFWGFLYDALIGLHWHKPTSAHPAAPANPESEGSPADPQLG, from the coding sequence ATGACTGTTGCTGCTACTGCTGAACCAGCCCAAAAACCTTTCGCATTGCCTCGTGAGCTGTTGGGGCCACCCTCGGAATTTTGGAATCCCACCTTGCTGATGTTTTTGGCTGCGGTGGTGCTTTCGGCCTCTTGCTTTGGCGGGTACGCCTTTTGGCACTGGCCCAAATGGATGGTGTTCTGGCTCAATTTTGTGGCCCTCTATGTTCTGGGCACGGTGATTCACGATGCTTCCCATGGCTCGGCCCACCGCAACCGCTTTCTGAACGAGGCACTCGGACACGGCTCTGCCCTGTTGCAGGGTTTTGTCTATCCCGTCTTTAAGCGGGTACACATGCAGCACCACGCCCACGTCAACCATCCTGAAGACGATCCCGATCACTATGTCTCAACGGGAGGGCCGCTGTGGCTGATCGCGCCGCGGTTTTTCTACCATGAGGTGTTTTTCTTTAAGCGGCAGCTCTGGCGGAAAGGTCGCTGGGATCTGCTGGAGTGGGGCTTGAGTCGGCTGGTGGTTATCCTGACCTTTGGTCTGGCCAGCTACTTCGGCTACACCGACTACATCATGAACTATTGGCTACCCCCTGCCTTTATCATGGGGTTCTTGCTGGGCTTGTTTTTTGACTACCTGCCCCATCGCCCTTTTCAATCCCAAGAGCGGTGGTACAATGCCCGCGTCTATCCCGGATGGCTGACCAACATTCTGCTGTTGGGGCAAAACTATCACCTGATCCACCATCTCTGGCCTTCTGTTCCCTGGTACAAATACCAAGCAGCCTACTGGGCAGCCAAACCTGAGCTGGACGCGCGCAACTGCCAGCAAACGCTGGGGATCTGGGAGAAGGGAGAGTTTTGGGGCTTTTTGTACGATGCTCTGATCGGTCTGCACTGGCACAAGCCCACTTCAGCTCACCCCGCTGCGCCAGCCAATCCAGAATCGGAGGGATCCCCTGCGGATCCACAGCTTGGCTAG
- a CDS encoding SDH family Clp fold serine proteinase, which produces MDWGSLFWIFLIFSSLQPLLNRRAQEFRRLMAIRELEQKRGSRVILLIHRQESISFLGIPVSRYISIEDSEQVLRAIRLTPPNTPIDLILHTPGGLVLATEQIARALIRHPAKVTVFVPHYAMSGGTMLALAADEIVMDANAVLGPVDPQLGGYAAASILQVVADKPIAEIDDQTLILADLARKAMQQVQNFVRDLLKDDVPKRKIAPERIEPLIQYLTSGQVTHDYPITAEEAQRLGLPISTELPPQIYALMDLYPQAAIGRPSVQYIPIPYDPRPALPRGGSRSGLG; this is translated from the coding sequence GTGGACTGGGGCAGCCTGTTCTGGATTTTCCTGATCTTCAGCTCTTTGCAACCTCTGCTGAACCGTCGTGCCCAAGAGTTCCGGCGCTTGATGGCCATTCGGGAGTTGGAGCAAAAGCGGGGCAGCCGGGTGATTCTGCTCATTCACCGCCAGGAGTCGATTAGTTTTTTGGGGATCCCGGTTTCCCGCTACATCAGCATCGAGGACTCCGAGCAGGTATTGCGGGCGATTCGCCTCACTCCACCCAATACCCCGATTGATTTGATTTTGCATACCCCCGGTGGCCTGGTGCTGGCTACGGAGCAAATTGCCCGCGCCTTGATCCGCCATCCGGCCAAAGTGACAGTGTTTGTGCCCCACTACGCCATGTCGGGGGGGACGATGCTGGCCCTGGCCGCCGACGAAATCGTCATGGATGCCAATGCAGTCCTGGGGCCGGTGGATCCACAGTTGGGGGGGTATGCTGCCGCCAGTATTCTGCAGGTGGTGGCGGATAAACCCATTGCCGAAATCGACGACCAAACCCTGATCCTGGCGGATCTGGCCCGCAAAGCAATGCAACAGGTGCAGAACTTCGTGCGGGATCTCCTGAAGGACGATGTGCCCAAGCGCAAAATTGCCCCCGAACGCATCGAGCCCCTCATCCAGTACCTAACCAGCGGACAAGTTACCCACGACTACCCCATCACCGCCGAAGAAGCCCAAAGGTTGGGCCTGCCCATTTCTACCGAGTTGCCACCCCAAATCTATGCCCTGATGGACTTGTACCCACAGGCCGCCATAGGCCGTCCTTCTGTACAGTACATCCCCATCCCCTATGATCCTCGCCCCGCTCTGCCCAGAGGGGGATCCCGCTCTGGCCTAGGGTGA
- the psaK gene encoding photosystem I reaction center subunit PsaK — protein MMPVVALLALTAQTSPWSPLNAVIILLCTGLAYLSFKSSSGVASETGPVLGMTWPEVIGVASFGHLLGVGVVLGLSNIGVL, from the coding sequence ATGATGCCTGTTGTTGCGCTGTTGGCTCTGACCGCTCAAACCAGCCCCTGGTCCCCCCTGAACGCCGTGATCATTCTGCTCTGCACAGGGCTGGCTTACTTGAGCTTCAAATCCTCCTCTGGAGTGGCCTCAGAGACTGGGCCGGTACTGGGAATGACCTGGCCAGAAGTCATCGGGGTTGCCAGCTTTGGCCATTTGTTGGGAGTGGGGGTCGTTTTGGGCCTCTCTAACATTGGCGTTCTCTAG
- a CDS encoding J domain-containing protein: MESGSHYEVLGVSVAATAEEIKSAYRRLVKYHHPDSLLAKKDRATSERIRQINAAYAVLKDPQSRRDYDRQLHSSRTSPCPQPRGSPHETVSHEAIARAAWIQQVYTPLNRVLGPLLSSLEPQLHALAADPFDPNLLQSFADYLEECAQKLAQAQQIFGRLPNPSSLGGVASRLYYALNHLEDALEELQYFPLNFDDRHLHTGQELFRRAGGLRLEAMEAYAKSSP; the protein is encoded by the coding sequence ATGGAGAGCGGATCCCATTACGAAGTTTTGGGCGTTTCCGTGGCGGCGACGGCGGAGGAGATCAAGTCCGCCTACCGTCGTTTGGTCAAGTATCACCATCCCGATAGCCTGCTGGCCAAAAAAGATCGGGCCACCTCTGAGCGCATCCGCCAGATCAACGCTGCCTACGCGGTGCTCAAGGATCCGCAATCTCGCCGCGACTACGACCGGCAATTGCATTCCAGCCGCACCTCACCCTGCCCTCAGCCGAGGGGATCTCCCCATGAAACCGTCAGCCACGAAGCCATCGCCCGCGCAGCCTGGATCCAACAGGTCTACACCCCCCTAAACCGAGTTTTGGGGCCCCTGCTGTCTTCCCTAGAGCCTCAGTTGCATGCTTTGGCGGCGGATCCCTTTGATCCCAACCTGTTGCAGTCTTTTGCTGACTATCTGGAAGAGTGTGCGCAGAAACTGGCCCAAGCCCAGCAGATCTTTGGCCGCCTCCCCAATCCCAGCAGCCTGGGGGGAGTGGCTTCTCGCCTCTACTACGCCCTCAACCACCTAGAGGACGCTCTAGAGGAGCTGCAGTATTTCCCCCTGAACTTCGACGACCGCCATCTGCACACCGGACAAGAGCTGTTTCGCCGGGCAGGGGGGCTGCGCCTGGAAGCTATGGAAGCTTACGCCAAGAGTTCACCCTAG
- the sixA gene encoding phosphohistidine phosphatase SixA yields MVSGFEQQEGVCVSSAEHHQGAAEKQTARQELAVDFIRHGIAEEPRPEVEDAFRALTDEGRKRCRKVARQLKNMGWRWDLLLTSPLVRARQTAEIFLDENLAEAVEVFEPLAPGGSFADLVRWQAEREPLASLALVGHQPDLSLWVQAAVGLNPANAHAITLKKAGLAQVRFAEGRIDYRQGSLTLLLSPKVVLR; encoded by the coding sequence ATGGTCTCTGGGTTTGAACAACAGGAGGGCGTTTGCGTTAGCAGCGCGGAGCACCATCAGGGGGCGGCAGAAAAGCAGACTGCCCGACAGGAATTGGCCGTGGATTTTATTCGCCATGGCATAGCCGAGGAACCCCGGCCAGAAGTCGAGGATGCCTTTCGGGCCCTTACAGACGAAGGTCGCAAGCGTTGCCGCAAGGTTGCCCGCCAGCTCAAGAACATGGGCTGGAGGTGGGATCTCCTGCTCACCAGTCCCTTGGTGAGGGCTCGACAGACCGCTGAGATCTTTTTGGACGAGAACCTGGCCGAAGCTGTGGAGGTGTTTGAGCCGCTGGCTCCGGGGGGCAGTTTTGCTGACCTGGTGCGCTGGCAAGCAGAGCGGGAACCTCTGGCGTCTTTGGCTCTGGTCGGTCACCAGCCGGATCTGAGCCTGTGGGTACAAGCGGCTGTTGGTCTAAACCCGGCCAACGCCCACGCGATCACCCTCAAAAAAGCGGGCCTAGCCCAAGTGCGCTTTGCCGAAGGCCGGATTGACTACCGCCAGGGATCCCTGACTTTGTTGCTCTCCCCCAAGGTGGTGCTGCGCTGA
- a CDS encoding transglycosylase SLT domain-containing protein, producing MGILTSSQRRWTRWAAGVLAAGAALGGAVWGFYTSSWAETVEVASAREGRDPTQLPQTSTTAFLRAYAALQAGQAQSALKDLQGLEESLPVLREEIWKLRAQAYEQLQDKETAQGIWWPQILQEYPHSPVAAYALWGMGQVDRLRQQFPTHPLTGRALKHLLELNPDRYDLLRDLAQHHPQTPGLTPLLDRWRQAQEGSLTASDWQILADAYWEQREYGKAARAYGRAPATSQNLYRWGRSHQISREFPQAKAAYQALLAQFPDGPEASLTRRRLAELSDLPTAIDLLRQVGSGSDKEAPEALLSLSQLYDRNASPQSAQATRQALWDRFPASEAAANAAWTVAWSQAQAGNLSQAIALAQQIGSAQRDTEMGAQLLYWAGKWREQQGDVAAARQTYRQVLRQFPHTYYGWRSAVQLGWPVGDFYSGRKRVEVDFQPVRQPLPGVSAVTQTLHLMGASQLAWERWQGETPVQRDPGQMSVAERFVTGILRNSAGDHLRGINQVAALRFSEEPDPLLETLRQRQDFWQAIYPLHYYAGPDNSWSGDPYAQPGLAHWSRQFNLNPLMVAALIRQESRFEPEIVSASGALGLMQVMPATGRWIAQQIGLAQYSLTNPADNLYLGSWYFDYTHRTYQDNTLLALASYNGGPGNVARWLNRFGFEDPDVFVEQIPFPETRGYVKSVFGNYWNYWQLYTQEGRTLVSQRLHNPSSSS from the coding sequence ATGGGGATTCTGACAAGCAGCCAACGACGCTGGACAAGATGGGCTGCCGGTGTGCTGGCAGCAGGAGCGGCTCTGGGTGGAGCTGTCTGGGGCTTCTACACCTCATCCTGGGCAGAAACCGTAGAAGTGGCCTCTGCACGAGAAGGCAGGGATCCGACGCAACTGCCCCAAACTTCCACAACGGCCTTTCTGCGGGCCTACGCAGCGCTGCAAGCCGGCCAAGCGCAATCTGCCTTGAAGGATTTGCAAGGGCTGGAAGAGAGCCTGCCGGTTTTGAGGGAAGAGATTTGGAAGCTCAGGGCCCAAGCCTATGAACAGTTGCAGGATAAGGAAACAGCCCAAGGGATCTGGTGGCCCCAGATTTTGCAGGAATATCCCCACAGTCCTGTGGCCGCCTACGCCCTCTGGGGGATGGGCCAGGTGGATCGGCTGCGGCAGCAATTTCCCACCCACCCGCTGACCGGACGTGCCCTCAAGCATTTGCTAGAGCTGAACCCCGACCGCTATGACCTGCTGCGGGATTTGGCCCAACATCACCCGCAAACCCCTGGGCTAACGCCGTTGCTGGATCGCTGGCGGCAGGCTCAGGAGGGATCCCTCACGGCTTCCGACTGGCAGATCCTCGCCGATGCCTACTGGGAGCAACGGGAGTACGGCAAAGCTGCCCGGGCCTATGGACGTGCCCCCGCCACCTCTCAGAACCTCTACCGCTGGGGCCGCAGCCACCAGATCTCGCGGGAGTTTCCCCAGGCCAAAGCGGCTTACCAAGCGCTGCTGGCACAGTTTCCCGATGGGCCAGAGGCTTCTCTCACCCGCCGCCGTTTGGCGGAACTGAGCGACCTGCCGACGGCGATCGACTTGCTTCGACAGGTGGGATCCGGCTCAGATAAAGAAGCTCCAGAGGCGTTGCTTAGCCTCAGCCAGCTCTATGATCGCAACGCCAGCCCCCAATCGGCCCAGGCTACTCGGCAAGCCCTTTGGGATCGCTTTCCGGCCAGCGAAGCTGCGGCCAACGCCGCCTGGACGGTGGCCTGGAGCCAAGCACAAGCAGGCAATCTCAGCCAAGCCATCGCCCTGGCCCAACAGATCGGATCTGCTCAGCGGGACACGGAAATGGGGGCACAACTGCTCTACTGGGCGGGCAAATGGCGGGAACAGCAGGGGGATGTCGCTGCAGCTCGGCAGACCTATCGGCAGGTACTGCGTCAGTTTCCCCACACCTACTACGGCTGGCGGTCGGCAGTGCAACTGGGCTGGCCGGTGGGGGATTTCTACAGCGGGCGCAAAAGGGTTGAGGTGGATTTTCAGCCGGTGCGCCAACCGTTGCCGGGGGTCTCTGCAGTTACGCAAACCCTGCATTTGATGGGAGCCAGCCAACTGGCCTGGGAACGCTGGCAGGGCGAAACTCCCGTGCAGCGGGATCCCGGCCAGATGAGCGTTGCCGAGCGCTTTGTCACGGGCATTTTGCGCAACAGCGCCGGAGATCACCTGCGGGGCATTAACCAGGTGGCTGCTTTGCGCTTCAGCGAAGAGCCGGATCCCCTGCTGGAGACGTTGAGGCAGCGCCAAGATTTCTGGCAGGCCATCTATCCGCTGCACTACTATGCGGGCCCCGACAATTCCTGGAGCGGGGATCCCTACGCCCAACCCGGCTTGGCCCACTGGTCACGGCAATTTAACCTCAATCCCTTGATGGTGGCGGCTTTGATCCGGCAGGAATCCCGCTTTGAGCCAGAGATCGTCTCGGCCTCGGGGGCTTTGGGCTTGATGCAGGTGATGCCCGCTACTGGCCGCTGGATTGCCCAGCAGATCGGCCTGGCCCAGTACAGCCTCACCAACCCCGCCGACAATCTCTACCTGGGATCCTGGTACTTCGACTACACCCACCGCACTTACCAAGACAACACCTTGCTGGCCCTGGCCAGCTACAACGGTGGCCCCGGCAACGTGGCCAGATGGCTGAACCGCTTTGGCTTCGAGGATCCGGACGTGTTTGTGGAGCAGATCCCCTTCCCCGAAACCCGGGGCTATGTGAAGTCCGTGTTTGGCAACTACTGGAACTACTGGCAGCTCTACACCCAGGAGGGGCGCACTCTGGTCAGCCAGCGACTGCATAACCCCTCGTCTTCTTCATGA
- the murA gene encoding UDP-N-acetylglucosamine 1-carboxyvinyltransferase, with product MATAPEMMGPVLKIIGKQTLSGHIPIGGAKNSALALMAGAILAPEACRIHNVPRLLDIERMGQILATLGVKVSHVGNTLDLDASSLKTSQAPYELVSQLRASFFIIGPLLARLGVARVPLPGGCAIGSRPVDLHVRGLQALGATVQIEHGVVHAYARKLLGTRIYLDYPSVGATETLMMAATLADGETVIENAAQEPEVADLARFCQAMGARIRGVGTNTVVVVGVPRLHGTEYTVIPDRIEASTYLIAGAITRSHLTVGPVIPDHLRAVIAKLQAMGLRVEEEGPNRLRIAPAQLSSGWLCQATDIQTLPYPGFPTDVQAPIMALAALSEGSCTIEETVFENRMHHIPELNRMGADIRLKNRVALIRGVPSLSGAPVVATDLRAGAALVLAGLAAEGCSTIHGLHYIDRGYEAIDEKLRSVGAKVYRSESPTGIPQLGK from the coding sequence ATGGCAACCGCGCCAGAGATGATGGGGCCAGTGCTGAAAATCATTGGCAAGCAGACCCTGAGTGGCCACATCCCTATTGGCGGGGCAAAAAACTCTGCCTTGGCGCTGATGGCCGGGGCCATCTTGGCTCCTGAGGCCTGTCGAATTCACAACGTGCCGCGTCTGCTGGACATTGAACGCATGGGGCAGATCCTGGCCACGCTGGGAGTTAAGGTTTCCCATGTTGGCAATACCCTGGACCTGGATGCCAGCTCCCTCAAAACCTCTCAAGCCCCTTATGAATTGGTCAGCCAGTTGCGGGCCAGCTTTTTCATCATAGGGCCTCTGTTGGCGCGGCTGGGGGTGGCCAGAGTTCCCCTGCCCGGTGGCTGTGCGATCGGGTCTCGTCCTGTGGATCTGCATGTGCGGGGTCTACAAGCCTTGGGGGCAACGGTCCAAATCGAGCATGGGGTGGTTCATGCCTATGCCCGTAAACTGTTGGGAACCCGTATTTACCTGGACTATCCCAGCGTCGGTGCCACCGAGACCTTGATGATGGCCGCTACGCTGGCGGATGGAGAAACGGTGATCGAGAACGCCGCCCAAGAGCCGGAGGTGGCGGATCTAGCCCGTTTTTGTCAAGCCATGGGGGCCCGCATTCGCGGTGTCGGCACCAATACGGTTGTGGTGGTAGGGGTGCCCCGCTTGCATGGAACAGAGTACACGGTCATTCCCGACCGCATCGAGGCCAGCACCTATCTCATTGCCGGGGCCATTACCCGCTCTCACCTCACGGTTGGCCCTGTTATTCCCGATCATCTGCGGGCGGTGATCGCCAAGTTGCAAGCCATGGGTCTGCGGGTGGAAGAAGAGGGCCCAAACCGGTTGCGCATTGCCCCAGCTCAACTGAGCTCAGGCTGGCTCTGTCAGGCAACCGATATTCAAACGCTGCCCTATCCCGGTTTCCCCACCGATGTGCAGGCGCCGATCATGGCTTTGGCCGCCTTGAGCGAGGGCAGTTGCACCATTGAGGAGACAGTGTTTGAAAACCGCATGCACCACATTCCCGAGCTGAATCGCATGGGAGCCGATATTCGCCTGAAGAACCGAGTGGCCCTGATCCGAGGGGTGCCGTCCCTTTCCGGCGCTCCGGTGGTGGCTACCGACCTGCGGGCGGGTGCGGCCCTGGTGTTGGCCGGTCTGGCGGCTGAAGGCTGCTCCACGATCCACGGATTGCACTACATCGACCGGGGCTACGAAGCCATTGATGAAAAGCTGCGCAGTGTCGGGGCCAAGGTGTACCGCAGCGAAAGCCCGACAGGGATCCCGCAATTGGGGAAATGA
- a CDS encoding DUF3386 domain-containing protein → MIATQVSAQELFRAAYENRYTWDPAFPGYSAEVTYWDGERTFVGQVRVGADLKATVTGVEDEEARKAIHNQLWEIAIHRVRRSFDETHGNNTFRYGQTLPDGTVEILVGGKAEGDRYHVRDNQVTMVHRHIHGVVVTIHTFSSHDTGEGYLSHRYDSVYHDPQTGEQKGGRSQFEDLYTKVGKYYILSERRIQTETETGPVEKRFTFSNLTLLDTGA, encoded by the coding sequence ATGATCGCCACTCAAGTCTCTGCCCAAGAGTTGTTTCGGGCCGCCTATGAAAACCGCTACACCTGGGATCCCGCTTTCCCGGGCTACAGCGCCGAGGTCACCTATTGGGATGGGGAGCGCACATTCGTTGGGCAGGTGCGAGTGGGGGCAGACCTAAAGGCCACCGTTACGGGCGTAGAAGATGAGGAAGCTCGAAAAGCCATTCACAACCAACTCTGGGAGATTGCCATTCACCGGGTGCGCCGCAGCTTCGACGAGACCCATGGGAACAACACCTTCCGTTACGGCCAAACCCTGCCCGATGGCACAGTAGAGATCCTGGTGGGGGGCAAAGCCGAAGGGGATCGCTACCACGTGCGCGATAACCAGGTTACCATGGTGCATCGGCATATCCACGGAGTGGTGGTTACCATCCACACCTTCAGCAGCCACGATACCGGCGAAGGCTATCTTTCCCACCGCTACGATTCCGTCTATCACGATCCCCAAACGGGCGAGCAAAAAGGCGGGCGCAGCCAATTCGAGGATCTGTATACAAAAGTGGGCAAGTATTACATCCTCTCGGAGCGGCGTATCCAGACGGAGACGGAAACCGGCCCTGTGGAGAAGCGCTTCACCTTCAGCAACTTGACCTTGCTGGACACTGGGGCGTGA
- a CDS encoding DUF4168 domain-containing protein: MLTVSLAVAQTPTTSVVLSDEQVTMYARIVLEMEPHRQEAQKRSQATNDPASKDQIRREFIRTATEIITRHGMTVPDYNRITLLIRSEEGKALQQRIEAEILRLQSEDPQPPAR; this comes from the coding sequence GTGCTCACTGTCTCTCTGGCCGTGGCTCAAACCCCCACCACCTCTGTGGTGTTGAGCGATGAGCAGGTAACAATGTACGCCCGTATCGTCTTGGAGATGGAGCCCCACCGGCAAGAGGCCCAAAAGCGCTCCCAAGCCACAAACGACCCAGCCAGCAAAGATCAAATCCGGCGAGAATTCATCCGCACCGCGACCGAGATCATCACTCGCCACGGTATGACTGTGCCCGACTACAACCGCATTACACTCTTGATCCGCTCCGAAGAGGGCAAAGCTTTGCAACAGCGCATTGAGGCCGAAATTCTCCGCCTGCAAAGCGAGGATCCCCAACCGCCAGCCCGATAA
- a CDS encoding DUF3082 domain-containing protein, with protein sequence MSSASPQGSPHPFSALLGAAIAVSLGYGFFQLLLSMLAKLPPIEVEIGSLARGISILVRYLLVGSVSLIAFMFALVGLGLAAYFLQLLGERLTSSRR encoded by the coding sequence ATGTCTTCCGCCTCGCCCCAGGGATCCCCCCATCCTTTCAGTGCCCTCTTGGGGGCCGCCATCGCCGTCAGTTTGGGCTACGGGTTCTTTCAACTGCTGCTCTCGATGTTGGCCAAGTTGCCGCCAATTGAGGTGGAGATTGGATCGTTGGCCCGCGGAATCAGCATTCTGGTGCGCTACCTGCTGGTCGGTTCCGTTTCCTTGATCGCGTTTATGTTTGCCCTGGTGGGGCTGGGGCTGGCGGCCTACTTTTTGCAATTGCTGGGCGAGCGGCTGACCTCCTCTCGGCGCTGA
- a CDS encoding DUF3611 family protein, translated as MNEPMSPSVRAAVERMKSRLRLTRRFGFWFQAILGATALLLWFGFLIGQNTVYRDDSLGAIIAFWFTLFTLLTLAAGLFFNWRYLLHAERRSASADALSQLDLPKQLQLVTYISLIGAFLALIGMEAQVGELLARMFSRTQANQVTGVLLLAANINVTFAHFVCLAGVLWITGVLDREP; from the coding sequence ATGAACGAGCCCATGTCGCCGTCAGTGCGGGCGGCTGTCGAGCGGATGAAGTCTCGCTTGCGCCTGACTCGTCGCTTCGGGTTTTGGTTCCAGGCGATCTTGGGGGCGACGGCGCTGCTGCTGTGGTTCGGCTTTTTAATTGGCCAGAATACCGTCTATCGAGATGACTCGCTGGGGGCTATCATCGCCTTCTGGTTCACCTTGTTTACGTTGCTCACCCTGGCAGCCGGTCTATTTTTCAACTGGCGCTACTTGCTCCACGCGGAGCGCCGCTCAGCTTCTGCCGATGCCTTAAGCCAATTGGATCTGCCCAAGCAGTTGCAGTTGGTCACCTATATCAGCCTCATTGGGGCCTTCCTCGCTCTGATTGGTATGGAAGCCCAAGTGGGCGAGCTGTTGGCGCGCATGTTTTCCCGCACCCAGGCCAACCAGGTGACAGGAGTGCTGCTGCTGGCCGCCAACATCAACGTGACGTTTGCCCACTTCGTCTGCTTGGCAGGGGTTCTCTGGATTACCGGTGTCCTCGACCGCGAACCCTAG
- the bchI gene encoding magnesium chelatase ATPase subunit I: MHLERRPVFPFTAIVGQEEMKLALLLNVIDPRIGGVLIMGDRGTGKSTTIRALADLLPQIEVVKGDPFNSHPRQRDLMSDQVWERLQAGETLESTWIQVPMVDLPLGATEDRVCGTLDIERALAQGVKAFEPGLLAKANRGILYVDEVNLLDDHLVDVLLDAAASGWNTVEREGISIRHPARFVLVGSGNPEEGELRPQLLDRFGMFVQIETVRDAALRVRIVEERSQFDADPQAFLAKYADSQQRLRERIEKAQHLLPNVAVDPDLRLKISGVCAALEVDGLRGDIVTNRAAKALAALEGRSEVTVADIRRVISLCLRHRLRKDPLETIDSGYKVEKAFSEVFQVSLESAA; encoded by the coding sequence ATGCATTTGGAACGTCGCCCGGTTTTCCCGTTTACGGCCATCGTCGGCCAAGAGGAGATGAAATTGGCCTTGCTCCTCAACGTGATCGACCCGCGCATTGGCGGGGTGCTGATCATGGGGGATCGCGGCACGGGCAAATCCACCACCATCCGCGCTTTGGCCGACCTGCTGCCCCAGATCGAGGTGGTGAAAGGGGATCCCTTCAACAGCCACCCGCGGCAGCGGGACTTGATGAGCGATCAAGTGTGGGAGCGCCTGCAGGCGGGAGAAACGCTGGAAAGCACTTGGATCCAGGTGCCGATGGTGGATCTGCCCTTGGGGGCAACAGAAGACCGGGTGTGTGGCACTCTCGACATTGAGCGGGCCTTGGCTCAGGGGGTGAAGGCTTTTGAGCCAGGGCTACTAGCCAAGGCCAATCGAGGCATCCTTTACGTGGATGAAGTCAATTTGCTGGATGACCACTTAGTGGATGTGTTGCTGGACGCGGCGGCCTCAGGCTGGAACACCGTGGAACGGGAGGGCATTTCCATTCGTCATCCGGCTCGGTTTGTGCTGGTGGGATCCGGCAACCCGGAAGAGGGGGAATTGCGGCCTCAACTGCTGGATCGCTTTGGCATGTTTGTCCAGATCGAAACGGTGCGAGATGCTGCCCTGCGGGTGCGGATCGTGGAGGAGCGCAGCCAGTTCGACGCCGATCCCCAGGCTTTTTTGGCCAAGTATGCCGATTCCCAGCAGCGCCTGCGGGAGCGCATCGAAAAAGCCCAACATCTTTTGCCCAACGTGGCAGTGGATCCCGACTTGCGCTTGAAGATCTCCGGAGTATGTGCGGCTTTGGAGGTGGATGGGCTGCGCGGAGACATTGTCACCAACCGGGCTGCCAAGGCCCTGGCAGCTCTAGAGGGGCGCAGTGAGGTCACCGTCGCCGATATCCGTCGGGTGATCAGCCTGTGTTTGCGTCACCGCCTGCGCAAGGATCCCTTGGAAACCATCGACTCGGGCTACAAGGTGGAAAAAGCCTTCAGCGAAGTGTTCCAGGTGAGCCTAGAGAGCGCCGCCTAG
- a CDS encoding photosystem II reaction center protein K, whose protein sequence is MSAMVFLASLPEGYELFDPLIDILPIIPVLFFLLAFVWQAAVGFK, encoded by the coding sequence ATGTCAGCGATGGTGTTCCTGGCCAGTTTGCCGGAAGGCTATGAATTGTTTGACCCGCTGATCGACATTTTGCCGATCATCCCTGTTCTGTTTTTCCTGCTGGCTTTTGTCTGGCAAGCGGCAGTGGGCTTTAAGTAA